One Oncorhynchus mykiss isolate Arlee chromosome 9, USDA_OmykA_1.1, whole genome shotgun sequence genomic window, actaggtgtaggcaaaaccataagcaaataggtaaactgtgatatgactaaagagttaatcagggtgatttttccacaaatagacaggtattttcctttccatggtagcaagatattatctatttttgctaactttctataaaaatgtattggagtgagatcatttctttcttttgggattttGTATACCaagtatgtccacatctccgtcagaccattttattggtcaaattagcatttttttagtgatccaatacgtaatatacttatcataatttggttttaatccagagggaatagcaaaagtatctagatcctctatgaggccgtggagagactcTAATTGTGATTTTAAAagatcagcgtacaatgacaccttagttttCAGCCACGGATTtataatcccttaatattattgtttgatctaatcttaacagctaacatttcgatggcaataataaatagatatgccgatagtggacaaccttgttttactcctctagagagtttaaaactttgagatgtagccattatttactattttacacctagggtcactatacataactttaacccatttataaaagattccccaaaattgaaatattctaggcatttataaactccagtcgtactttatcaaaagccttttcaaaatcagctatgaaaaccaggcctggtgtcgCCAATATTTCATaatattctattgtttccagtacttgtcttatattatctccaatgtatcgtccatgtaaaaaacctgtctgattaggatgaataatatctgacaatacttttttaattctatgcgccaagcattttgctatgatttttgcatcacaacgctgaagtgtaagaggtctccaatttttttaatggactggatctttatatatacaccacttgggtcctgtatcagtaataatgatatcagaccttcttgttgcgtgtctgataatctaccatttatataggagtggttaaaacatgctaacaatggtcctttgagtatatcaaaaaaggttttgtatacttccactggtatgccctccagccctggagttttcacATCCTTAAAGACCCCAATTGCATCAagcagttcctcctctgtaatttggccttcacatgagtcctTCTGTACAGATATTAATTTTACAATATTATTAGggaaaaaatccatacaattagtttcagttagtggagatggaggagcctgAAACGAaaactttacttcctctttcaaaacatcatttggtgaatcatgcgtgactccatcatttgtaacaagttttaatttaaaaaaaattggtagcatttctatattgaagattgaaaaataatttggtacattttcccccatattccatccagttcgctttatttttatAATCTATTACACTGGATCTATCTTGAATAAATTCCTccatttgtttttcctctaacttattctgtgcctctatggtaccatggttattgctatctaactgtactgttagtccttcaatttccattgttaatatggactcgatctaaattgcttttgttttattgatgagtactgaattgcatggcctctaaaggcacacttaaaagtgtcccatacaataaggggatctgctgtacctatgttatgtctgaaaaagtccattataaattattctgtcctagatctaaacaatttatcatctCATTTCCAGCCTTAGTTAGTCTTCCATTTTTGTTCAAAATATTCATCATGGAAACTGAAACAGCGCATCCCAAATGGGTGGAGCCAGCAGACAacgtaccaggccagctgtgatttacaacctgatagcaatagtttttggactaccaagaaatgtattggtgaattatataaatcatgcattgaactgcatacATCGATTATGTCAACAATGTCTTATTGTCTGTCATGGAATTTTGAGTCAAATGGTTTTGAAGCATAAACTGGGAATATGATATTTGTTACTGAtaatatgattgtctgtttgtttaatatttgcaaagtagttaaaacgctgtcagttccactttaatagTAGCACTTTGCTTTGCCATCTAAAATGGTACATTGAAACTCGGGAGCTAGCCACTGTCCATGCAAGCTGCCCCGGCTTAACCCCCGCTAATCCTCCCTCTTTTGAGAGCAGCGCCATAAAGTAACTGGTAGAAATACCTCAACACAAATACAGACTCATGCATAAAAGATGGGCCAGAGTGCATTATTCATCCAGTCATCTCCATCCTCGATTACGGgctctgtctcttcccctcttttttctctccctccctttttcattccctctatttttctctctgacTAGACTTCTTCTTCTTATCTCATCCATCATACAGGGGGAGGGGTGAgtgcaggggagtgtgtgtgtgaaggggaaAGTCCGGAAAAGGTTgataaaagagagatgggggCAGTGTGTGAATGTGGTGCCGAATGGCGGAGGATGAAACGCTGACAGGGTTCAAAGCAGGGTTGTGCTGCGCCACCAGGGGCTTTCCTATTGGTGCTGAGAGGGAGCgatagacaggaagaggaagagatacagaaagaggtGGGGTGGGTTAAGGGCATGATGGGCCACCAACATTGAGTTCCTGCACACACCCGATCATCCTGAATTCCACTGAATCAACAATACACCATGTAGTACACAGTACATAAATCCAATACACGCCATAATAGTAATAAATCCAAGATCAGATATGTACTTCATGTTGTTTTCCTAAACCTGTTATGACCTCAATTACAGCTCATGTAAATGCAGACTGAGTGAGACTTTATTGTATTTTGAGGGAGAGATTACCTTGTGATTTGATTGACAGTTCAGCTATTAAAGGAGCATTCTCTTACCTCCCATGTTCCAGGTGCCGGGGACATCCCCACCTTCGTCCTTGGTCAACCCCAGCAGAGAGGTGGCCACACGTAGGACTATACCATCTACAAAGTCCCGGGGAAGGGCGGCACAGTTCCGCACTGTCTCGATCCTCTCTCGGGGCTGGAATCCAGCTCCCCAGTTGGTGCCGTGGATCCTGTCAGTCTCTGAGTGGTCGTGGTGGTGCTCGGCTTCATCCTCGACATTTGACTCTCGAACTGTGACCCCGGAGCAGGGCTGACGACCCTGTATATActtgtctctcccctcctctgcctgCGGCTCATCCGACAGCTGGTAGCTCCTCGACTTTCCTACCAGACACACCTGTAAAGCAAGGGGTAAGATTAAAACAACATGAGTGGTTTGCATGAACATGTTAGCGTGTACTGTGTGTTCAAGTGTCATTGTTAGCATTAGCATACCCGCTTTGTGGAGGGGATTCTCAGGCAGTCCTCCTCTGTGTTGAACCCACAGGCTGTGCTGACCTCAGAGATGAAGTCAATGTATTCCTTATACTGGGACTTCTTACAGTGTCTCCGCTGGTACTTCCCATAGAAGTCAAAGAAGCAGCACGGCAGGACAAAATACCGGCAGGAGAAGGATGACCTAAAGTGGGAGGAAAGTGACCGAAATTACACATCAAAACCATGTGGTTTGGTCACAGTTATCAATGTACTTTATAATTGTCTATTCATCCTTAATTAATCCAGGTGAGTTTAAATGAGATATGATGGAACCTCTTTTTTTAAGGGAGCCCTAACCACAGATAGCAGGCAGCATAGAGGTGAGAAAATACCACAAGTACAACGGATGTAAGTACAACGGACTCAAAGTGAGGTGAGAAAAATGTGAGATtaaggcaggagatgaggacaatTTCAAATCTATGGAGGTTGTTGGAGTGTTCAAACCAGAACAGGAGAGTCAATGCAAAGTGAGAGCCAAGCTCAACATTGCCACCAGGTGGCTGCCGCATCAGACTCGACACTTCACACACCGACACACCTCCATTCCCCCTTCCCAACTCATGAAAAAAACATGATTTCAAACTCAAGAGATCAGTTGCCACTTGAGGCGGCTAAGCCAAATTGTTTCTGCTGATGACTTGCCTGGCCGCTATAACGGGGATCCACGGTGTGAGCTCGTCCGAGTGGTTTCCAATCAGCCAGTCTGTGCCCGGGAATAAGAAGCCATCACCGGGAGTGATTGCCGTTTCCTGGAATAGAAAAAAAGGCCCCCAACCAAAAGCACAACAGGCTTCTTTAGATCAGAGAGAAGCACCGCTGACAGTAATTCGATTTTTTTTTCCATTAATCATTTTTGAATTACAAATGGCTTATGACACCCCCAGCCGCTTTCTGTCGCGAAATAACAACTCTGTTACCAACTTTTAATATTGAAGGAGAATAATGTTTAATGTGATTGTTATCTCAGCTCATTTAGTGTCtgagtggatatgaagaagggtgGTCTGAAATACAAAGTCAGATGAGATTACAAATTCAAAAAAATACTTTTCAAAGCAACATTTTGTGCCTCTTGCCATGTATGGACTAGAGAAATAACTGGTTTTATACTTTTAAATAACAACAAAAGTAAATAAGGGATTTCAGGCAAAAACTAAGGAACAACTAAGGAAACTAGttgaaaggaaaacacaaaaaATGACAACAAGGAAAACCCCTTTCGGTGTTGGAGACCACTTCCATGCTCTATACACCCCATCATATCCCATCACCGACAATAAGGATACCAGAAAGAACCCCGAGCCGTTAGCTAAAAGTACATTGAGTCCCTATGGGAACAACTACCTCGCCTAGCTACTTCCTGCCTGGTCTACACACAGTGAATAATAGATGCAAGGGAACATTCAGCAGCTTGTCTTCTGATGAAACATTGAAGCCGGGCGGCAATGGGAaagtacagcacagcagagcgTGTCTAACAACGTGTGGGATTCCCCGCAACCCCATGTGCAATTCCATGTGTATCTATTGTGGTTTAGACTATATGTGATTGTCATATTACTTCATTTGAAAAGGTGAACGAAATAGTTCATATAATACCTACATATCTTGTGAATTCATCTGGTATTcataaatatttcaaacactgcGGTAGTTTTATTTGCTTTCAAAAAATGGGGAACACAAAATATCCACAAAGCCCTCAAAATTAAGTTGATTGAGGCAGCTATTAACCCTTTCCACTAAGAGTCCCTGTAAATGGGTTGAAAATAGTAGATTGTCATTGATTGGAATACAGTGGATGTACATTAAGTgcaataagtattcagaccctttactcagtactttgttgaagcgcctttggcagcgattacagcattgagtcttcttgggtatgacgctacaagcttggcacacctgtacttggggagtttatcccattcatctctgcagatcctctcaagctctgtcaagttggatggggagcatcgctgcacagctatttgcagGTCTTTCCAGATATGTTCgaacgggttcaagtccaggctctggctgggccactcaaggaaattcagagacttgtcccgaagccactcctgcattgtcttggccgtgtgcttagggtcgttgtcctgttggaaggcgaaccttcgccccagtctgagccttggttttcaccaaggatctctctgcactttgctccgttcatctttgcctcgatcccagtccctgccgctgaaaaacatccctacagcatgatgctgccaccaccatgagagatggttgtccttctggaaggttctcatatCTCCACAAAGgcactctagagctctgtcaagagtgacaattgggttctttgtcacctccctggccaaggcccttctcccccgattgttcagtctGGCTGGGCGGCCTGCTCTAtgatgagtcttggtggttctaaacttcttccatttaataatgatggaggccactgtgttcttgctgTAGATATTTCtgagtacccttccccagatctgtgcctcgacacaatcctgtctcggagctctacggacaattcctttgacctcatggcttggtttttgctctgacatgcactgtcaactgtgggaccttatataaacaggtgtgttcctttcaaaAAGTCAAAGGGCTtgcatactttctgaaggcactgcatctacctctaccactcaagtatccctgcacattgtaaatatggtattggaactgaccctgtatatagcttcttactttcttgtgttcgtcttatttcttatttttatttctccTGTGTTTTTGTTCTAACTTCTATAATTTTTGTGCTACATTgacattgattactgcattgttgggtttggagcttgcaagaaaggcatttcactgtacttgtgcacgtgacattaaaacttgaaacaagGATGACATGCGTTAttccctgggttgtcctgaacagaatgagcctgtgtcATTTTATGAAGAAAATTTGCCGCAGAGCACGGACTTGAATGGACTCATGACTCACCAAAATTACAATATGTTTGTCTGAAGTACCTTTTGAAACCCAAACATTGTAAGTttgtattttataacttagccATGTTGGCAAAAGAATAAGCGTTCAAACAATGCCCATCTGACCCACATTGCGATTTATAATGGAACGTTTTTGGATTACgtaaaacaacaacagtaattgtgtgatgatGGGGACGCaaggctgtgttccaaacaaaaaacGACATGTGTGCTTGCCTCAGTTCCATAATGGCAAAGCTAGGAAAGCAAAATAAATGACATTATAGTTGAAAGCTCTTTCCTTGAGTCACAAAAGGTCATTGAAATGAATTAGGAACTGTGCACAGTTTGGAGGTGTGTGGTCACTTAGAGACACCTGTTAGACCTCTCAGTCAAACCCTTGTAATCGTTTTTTCCTGCACCTAAAATGTTTAAGAATATTCgtattatgttactgaatgtatccagagtattgtccagtgtaatgtttggattcagtcttgtgtcaggtgaactgttgttaTTGTGCAGTATATACACACCCCTAAGTCAAGTAGTTGATCTAGGCTGAAAAATAAACACTATCCTAAAACAGAGTTCCACATAGCCCATCCTCACCTCTAGATGTGTTTGGGGGCCGTACATATCCCAGATCTTCCTTTTCCTCACATCAATGCCCTTTCCAGGGTGCTGAAAAACAAGTAGGCATGACGGTCAGTCCTTAATCACTTCATCAAATGAACATTGGGTATAGTGACACACTTTCCACCTACCACGTGTGTAATTTCAATTACGGATATCCAGCGTTTTGATTGGACGTTAAATCACATCACTGATTAAATGGAACATTGGCCTGGAATTGGCACAGATtaagtctgcgtcccaaatgggaccctattccatatatggtgcactatgggccctgttcaaaagtagtgcactatatagggaataaagtGCTACTTGGGACGCAGACTAAAGCTTTTTACGACTCGCCGGCTACCCTGTCATTGATTAAGCATCCAGTGGACATTTGTAAATTAAAGGAGATCTGCTAGAGAGGTCAGTTTTCCACATGGAGTATTTCAGCCCGTAATCCTGGTGTTACTATTCAGTACCAGGGCATATCAGGTTATATTATGTAACTGTGTTCTGGTGAACCTAGTGTAGCGTTTATCACACATACCCCTTCGTTGCTTAGAATGTGAACCAGGAGACCATTTCCACAACCAAGATCCACAAAGGACTGTTTGACGGTCAGACCCTTCACCGCTCGCTCCTCACCCCATAGGACCTGTGCATTAATAGACAATGGTGTTATTGTCATTAGAGTTGCCATTTTACTCATATTAGCATTCCGTCAAATACATTGTTGTAGTTACTGTCCATGTACAGAAGAGACCTACCAAAAGATAGGTAGCGATGGCAACATCTTCAAAGACAAACTTCTCTGGATCCGTCACTTCAGGCCATACCTACGCAAAGACAAATATATTAATGCATTCAGGACTGTTGTGACAAATCTATATCTAAAAGACAAGACCTTGACCATGAACTATTAACCATACCTTGACCATATTAACCATACACTGGCCATGCATTAACCATACACTGGCCATGCATTGACCATACCTTGACCATATTAATCATACATTGACCATACCTTGACCATCTCCTTGTACTTGTCTTTCAGCCGTTGGTACATGATGCTGTACTTCTCTACTGGCAGGAGAGACAGGGTGCTCTTGAACTCACTGGTCTTACTCTCCGTGGCCCAGCGCACCAGTTTGGGCAGGAGCTCCCCACTGAGCCAGGGCAGTTTGGGGTAGGCCACCCCGTCACTGAACCAGTTATCAGGCCGCATGAGATGTAACTCTAGTGTCCTGGAGATTAGATTTACAGAGCAAACCAGTGCAGACACTATCCAATGCGTCCAAGCATTACTGGATCAATGGAAGGATGGGTGAAGAAGCAGACACTGAGGTTAAACATGGAAACACTCACCATTCATCACTCTTCTCAGCCAGGAGATGTATCTGATAGATGTTGTTCTTCCGTAAAGAGGCAGTCCCTTCCTCACTCTCTTCAACTGGTAAGAAGCTTACTCTTTGAGTGTTAAAGTCTGAAAATGTTGAGTAAAAAATAACACACAGGACACTTTCACACATGAGACTGTATTCAAATACCTGTGTTGCGTACATGTTGTAAAGTCAGCCAGAACTCAATGATAAGCAGCTTAAACATCAGCTGAATGTAATTTAAGGCTTACCTTTGAGTATAATATCTTTATGTACAGTTGTGCCATAACAGTTTACTTTAGGAATGAATGTCCTCACACAAAAAGACCACAGTCTCTCCTGGTCATGTTCGAGTTCAACGCCACTATTCAAGAAGGTAAGAACATCCTTGGACTCTGAAGTATCACTTCCATGAGTTAGCAGGATGTTTCTCAGTTCTTCACAGCCAACATTCTTACTCTGTGTCTCTTTGACACCACAAAGACGTTTGTTCACAACGTGTGGTTTCTTTATCCAAACATCAATGGCAGACCAAAATCCTCCCGTATTAGATTGTTCTGTAAATTTTATCGCAAAGAGTTTCGGCATAGTTTAGAAAAGGGTAACTTGCATGCCACAACAGCATAACAAAATGCAAACGTGTGTTTACCAAAATTACTTCCGGGAACTTTTACGTTCAATGGATTTTGTCGCTCGTTGATGACGCAATGATGGAGCGCATGATAGAAAATATGGTTGTTCGAAAAAGAGGCAGCAGAGGGTGGTGTTGTATATTTAATATCAACATATTGAACGATACTGTttcttattattatatatatgttttaatcaAGTCAGGGTTCTGCTGTCCAGCACCATTCAATTGGACATACACTACATGGTCAAAAGTTTGTGGACAGCCCTTAAATGTGTGTATtcagctatttcagtcacacccgttgctgacaggtgtataaaatcgagcacacagccacagacaaacattgtcagtagaatggcccatagcGAATAGCTCAGTGACactcaacgtggcaccgtcatagaatgccacctttccaacaagtcagtttgtcaaatttctgcccagcagaactgccccggtcaactgtaagtgctgttattgtgaagtggaaatttCTAGgaacaacaatggctcagctgcaaagtggtaggctacacaagctcacagaacgggaccggcgagTGCCGAAGctcgtagcgcgtaaaaatcatatGTCCTCcgctgcaacactcactactgagttccaaacggcatctggaagcaacgtcagcacaataactgttcgttgggagcttcatgaaatgggtttccatggccaagcagccacacacaagcctaagatcaccacgcCCAAtgtcaagcgttggctggagtggtgtaaagctctggagcaggttgtctTTAGTGATTAGTCaagtttcaccatctggcagtccgacggatgaatctgggtttggcggataccagaAGAATGCTgcaatgcatagtgctaactgcaaagttaggtggaggaggaataatattctgggcctgtttttcatggttcgggctaggccccttagttccagtgaagggaaatcttaacgctactagatacaatgacattctagacgattcggtgcttccaactttgtgacaacagtttggggaaggccctttcctgtttcagcatgacaatgttcaaagcaaggtccatacagaaatggtttgtcgcgattggtgtggaagaacttgactggcctgcacagagccttgacctcaaccccatcgaacatctttgggacGAATTGGATCGCCAGCTcggagccaggcctaatcgcccaacatcagtgttcgacctcactaatgctcttgtcgcTGAATGgcagcaagtccccgcagcaatgtttcaacatctagtggaaagccttcccagaagagtggaggctgttatagcagcaaagggggaaccaactccatattaatgcccttgaTTTTGCAATGatatgtttgacgagcaggtttccacatacttttggccatgtagtgtgcTTTGGAAAAGATGTGAAATCAGCatgcaaaaaaacaacacaaGTGTGCTCTCACACCAATGACTAATCTGGGTTATAACCTTTTTCTATTTTGCCAAGGCCTATGCTTTATTATGGGCAAAAAGTTCAGTACACGTCATTGCTTTCTGTATCAGAATGTAGGCTGGCCCTCTTTGAAGTCTTGTAGatcattgttttttgtttatAAAGCCCTCTTGCATAAACGTCCACAGATGTACAAGCTACCGGACGTTGGTCTAAGAGCATTAGGGATGCCTAATTCTGGAGATCCCATCGATCTCCACTGATTTAGGTAAATGCCTCTTATGGCAATTCAGAAGGCTGATAGAGGACCCTTTTActtaaaaatgtgtttgttttataTGATTGTGTTTTACATATCGTGTATTGATATGTATTGATGTGTATGTCTGATACAGGATTCATTTGTAAAAGAGACCATGGTCTCAGCAGGACtacctgtcaaaataaaggttggTTTTATGCGTTGACTGAACAGAGCCTGATAAT contains:
- the trmt44 gene encoding probable tRNA (uracil-O(2)-)-methyltransferase, with amino-acid sequence MPKLFAIKFTEQSNTGGFWSAIDVWIKKPHVVNKRLCGVKETQSKNVGCEELRNILLTHGSDTSESKDVLTFLNSGVELEHDQERLWSFCVRTFIPKVNCYGTTVHKDIILKDFNTQRVSFLPVEESEEGTASLRKNNIYQIHLLAEKSDEWTLELHLMRPDNWFSDGVAYPKLPWLSGELLPKLVRWATESKTSEFKSTLSLLPVEKYSIMYQRLKDKYKEMVKVWPEVTDPEKFVFEDVAIATYLLVLWGEERAVKGLTVKQSFVDLGCGNGLLVHILSNEGHPGKGIDVRKRKIWDMYGPQTHLEETAITPGDGFLFPGTDWLIGNHSDELTPWIPVIAARSSFSCRYFVLPCCFFDFYGKYQRRHCKKSQYKEYIDFISEVSTACGFNTEEDCLRIPSTKRVCLVGKSRSYQLSDEPQAEEGRDKYIQGRQPCSGVTVRESNVEDEAEHHHDHSETDRIHGTNWGAGFQPRERIETVRNCAALPRDFVDGIVLRVATSLLGLTKDEGGDVPGTWNMGGRLSVREVAELLEQETLQVLKKECGGLQTLLKNNHQVFRVEGGMVHIRDWRVQAHRPRGLQGTRADSKRKHLISGALKTRACWFHVHHPHGCPLQAEECAFAHGPDDLRPSTRPLKKMKYSN